The Vibrio navarrensis genome has a segment encoding these proteins:
- the tnpA gene encoding IS66 family insertion sequence element accessory protein TnpA, producing MAKRRTNQEWRTLFEHYESSQLSQRLFCERNGLSLSTFYAKRQQLKHIEKPNTVGFVKAEVVEKTTKYQATHVVVANMTLLVNNVELSIPQGTPATYLAELIGALS from the coding sequence ATGGCCAAACGACGCACTAACCAAGAATGGCGAACCCTGTTCGAACACTATGAATCCAGCCAGCTATCACAACGATTATTCTGTGAACGTAACGGACTGAGCCTTTCCACTTTTTACGCTAAGCGCCAACAGTTAAAGCACATCGAAAAACCGAACACGGTTGGCTTTGTTAAAGCAGAAGTCGTTGAAAAGACGACAAAGTATCAAGCCACTCACGTTGTCGTTGCCAACATGACACTACTTGTAAACAATGTTGAACTGAGCATCCCACAAGGCACACCAGCGACCTATCTCGCAGAGCTTATCGGTGCGTTATCATGA
- the tnpB gene encoding IS66 family insertion sequence element accessory protein TnpB (TnpB, as the term is used for proteins encoded by IS66 family insertion elements, is considered an accessory protein, since TnpC, encoded by a neighboring gene, is a DDE family transposase.): MKRMLSAPKIYLYRESVDFRKSINGLAAIIENDTDLPLGSGALFLFTNKQRDKIKVLYWDKTGFALWYKRLEKAKYKWPSKEQNEVFTLTQFELDRLLSGFTIIGHKPVRINDFTMT; the protein is encoded by the coding sequence ATGAAACGCATGCTCAGCGCTCCAAAGATTTACTTGTATCGTGAAAGCGTCGATTTTAGAAAGTCCATCAACGGCCTCGCTGCGATTATCGAAAATGACACCGACTTGCCCTTGGGCAGCGGCGCACTGTTCCTGTTCACCAACAAACAGCGCGACAAAATCAAAGTGTTGTACTGGGATAAAACAGGCTTTGCTCTTTGGTATAAGCGCCTTGAAAAAGCCAAGTACAAGTGGCCATCAAAAGAGCAAAATGAGGTGTTTACCCTAACTCAATTCGAGCTTGATAGACTGCTTTCTGGCTTCACGATTATCGGCCATAAACCCGTTAGAATAAACGATTTTACAATGACTTAA
- the tnpC gene encoding IS66 family transposase translates to MKKTPNINPESQDVAELQAMVKALLASENQLKQERQSLLEQLKLAFDRQFAKRSEALKPYNESQGDLFNEAECEAAKEEEVEVVTTTITTKKRGKRQPLPKTLPREVIELDLDDDEKQCACCQHSLHKIGEDRSEKLEFTPAVLKVLEYVRPKYACRQCEQTQDNSRIVQKPAPQSIIPKSFATESLLTNIILGKYQYAMPLYRQESLFTQSGIELSRTTMARWIIQVSEKFAPLYAALKTHLLEQVVIQADETPLNVLKEDKQCYMWLYCSGADSPDAALPNVRNIVLYDYQNSRARACPVAFLGDYSGYLQTDGYGVYDGLHLVTNVGCFAHARRKFMEAKKLQGKGKSGKADKALAKIQKLYGIESRLKGESAEKRKAERQEHAKPILDELYEWMTTQKVLESSPLGKAIKYTLGQWPKLTRYIDDGHLSIDNNRAERAIKPLVIGRKNWLFSTNPNGAEASAMLYSIVETAKANGLILYDYMVKCMQELAKAEPDIDALLPWNFKH, encoded by the coding sequence ATGAAAAAGACGCCAAATATCAACCCAGAAAGCCAAGATGTTGCCGAGCTACAAGCGATGGTGAAAGCACTGTTGGCGTCAGAAAACCAATTGAAACAAGAGCGCCAATCGCTGCTTGAACAACTCAAACTTGCCTTCGACCGTCAGTTCGCTAAACGCTCGGAGGCGTTAAAGCCTTACAATGAATCACAAGGTGACCTCTTCAACGAAGCGGAATGTGAAGCCGCTAAGGAAGAAGAGGTTGAAGTTGTCACAACGACCATCACAACGAAGAAACGCGGTAAACGTCAGCCACTGCCAAAGACCTTGCCTCGTGAGGTTATCGAACTCGATTTAGACGACGATGAAAAGCAGTGCGCTTGCTGCCAACATAGTCTGCATAAAATCGGTGAAGACCGTAGCGAGAAACTTGAGTTCACACCTGCGGTACTTAAAGTGTTGGAATATGTTCGTCCTAAATATGCTTGCCGCCAATGCGAGCAAACTCAGGACAACAGCCGCATTGTTCAAAAGCCAGCGCCGCAAAGCATTATCCCGAAGAGCTTCGCCACAGAAAGCTTGTTGACCAATATCATCCTCGGCAAATACCAATATGCGATGCCACTTTACCGTCAAGAATCCCTGTTTACCCAGTCGGGTATCGAACTCTCACGAACCACCATGGCAAGGTGGATTATCCAAGTCAGTGAGAAGTTCGCTCCACTTTACGCGGCCTTAAAAACGCACCTACTTGAGCAAGTGGTGATTCAGGCGGATGAAACGCCGCTCAATGTCCTCAAAGAAGATAAACAGTGTTATATGTGGCTTTACTGCTCGGGCGCAGACTCGCCAGATGCCGCCCTCCCTAATGTGAGAAATATCGTCTTGTACGACTATCAAAACAGTCGAGCTAGGGCGTGCCCTGTTGCCTTCTTGGGGGATTACAGTGGTTATCTACAAACCGATGGCTATGGTGTTTATGATGGGCTTCATCTCGTCACCAATGTCGGTTGCTTCGCGCATGCTCGGCGCAAGTTCATGGAGGCGAAGAAGCTTCAAGGCAAAGGCAAGTCAGGTAAAGCGGATAAAGCGCTGGCCAAAATCCAGAAGCTTTATGGAATAGAATCACGCTTAAAAGGTGAGTCTGCGGAAAAACGAAAAGCAGAGCGCCAAGAGCATGCTAAGCCGATACTGGATGAGCTTTATGAATGGATGACAACTCAGAAAGTGCTTGAGTCTAGCCCGCTGGGTAAAGCGATAAAATACACGCTCGGCCAATGGCCGAAGCTCACCCGCTATATCGATGACGGTCACTTATCGATAGACAACAACCGAGCTGAACGCGCAATAAAACCGCTGGTTATTGGGAGAAAGAACTGGCTCTTCTCGACCAACCCTAACGGGGCGGAAGCGAGCGCGATGCTTTACAGTATCGTCGAGACAGCGAAAGCCAACGGCCTTATCCTTTACGACTACATGGTCAAGTGCATGCAGGAGTTAGCGAAAGCGGAACCTGATATCGATGCACTCCTGCCTTGGAACTTCAAACACTAA
- a CDS encoding competence protein CoiA family protein, whose protein sequence is MYKRQYENKGTIHNLSNIFIKHFCLKSVHTVAKLRVIHVLMMLQHVPFGLRTQDQTFVDVADVVRGKNCGCICPSCHTPLIARQGEEKQWHFAHASRKVEGTDKECDFSFFVSVRMMARQVIETGIAIVLPEYRSYLTKQYPPHEPTGRYC, encoded by the coding sequence TTGTACAAAAGACAATACGAAAACAAAGGCACAATTCATAACCTATCTAACATATTTATAAAGCATTTTTGCCTAAAATCAGTACATACTGTCGCTAAATTAAGAGTTATTCACGTTTTGATGATGCTTCAACATGTGCCTTTCGGCTTAAGAACTCAAGATCAGACATTCGTTGATGTCGCAGATGTTGTGCGAGGGAAAAATTGCGGCTGTATATGCCCTTCTTGCCATACACCACTGATTGCGAGACAAGGTGAAGAAAAGCAATGGCACTTTGCTCATGCGAGCCGCAAGGTTGAAGGAACTGATAAAGAATGTGATTTTTCTTTTTTTGTTTCTGTGCGCATGATGGCTAGACAAGTGATAGAAACAGGTATAGCTATTGTTCTTCCTGAATACAGGAGTTATCTAACAAAACAGTATCCGCCCCATGAACCCACGGGGCGATATTGTTAG
- a CDS encoding TOTE conflict system archaeo-eukaryotic primase domain-containing protein, which translates to MDELELIEQKIHELKKELAQLEQQKQRLLTQEAINKKPVCEMSPQQKLSIYQSYFKGNTQCYAHRWQNQQGRSGYAIACENEWHQDLCGKPKIKCLECPNQAFKPLDDAAMY; encoded by the coding sequence ATGGATGAGCTTGAGCTAATTGAGCAAAAGATTCATGAGCTGAAAAAGGAGCTGGCTCAACTTGAACAGCAGAAGCAGCGTCTATTGACGCAGGAAGCGATTAACAAGAAGCCTGTATGTGAAATGTCACCTCAACAAAAACTGTCTATCTATCAGAGTTATTTTAAAGGCAATACTCAATGCTATGCGCATAGGTGGCAGAATCAACAAGGTAGAAGTGGTTATGCGATCGCTTGCGAAAACGAGTGGCATCAAGATCTATGTGGCAAACCTAAAATAAAGTGTTTGGAGTGCCCCAATCAAGCATTCAAGCCGTTAGATGATGCCGCTATGTACTGA
- a CDS encoding IS4-like element ISVsa5 family transposase — translation MCELDILHDSLYQFCPELHLKRLNSLTLACHALLDCKTLTLTELGRNLPTKARTKHNIKRIDRLLGNRHLHKERLAVYRWHASFICSGNTMPIVLVDWSDIREQKRLMVLRASVALHGRSVTLYEKAFPLSEQCSKKAHDQFLADLASILPSNTTPLIVSDAGFKVPWYKSVEKLGWYWLSRVRGKVQYADLVAENCKPISNLHDISSSHSKTLGYKRLTKSNPISCQILLYKSRPKGRKNQRSTRTNCHHPSPKIYSASAKEPWVLATNLPVEIRTPKQLVNIYSKRMQIEETFRDLKSPAYGLGLRHSRTSSSERFDIMLLIALMLQLTCWLAGVHAQKQGWDKHFQANTVRNRNVLSTVRLGMEVLRHSDYTITREDLLVAATLLAQNLFKHGYALGKL, via the coding sequence ATGTGCGAACTCGATATTTTACACGACTCTCTTTACCAATTCTGCCCCGAATTACACTTAAAACGACTCAACAGCTTAACGTTGGCTTGCCACGCATTGCTTGACTGTAAAACCCTCACTCTTACCGAACTTGGCCGTAACCTGCCAACCAAAGCGAGAACAAAACATAACATCAAACGAATCGACCGATTGTTAGGTAATCGTCACCTCCACAAAGAGCGACTCGCTGTATACCGTTGGCATGCTAGCTTTATCTGTTCGGGCAATACGATGCCTATTGTACTTGTTGACTGGTCTGATATTCGTGAGCAAAAACGGCTTATGGTATTGCGAGCTTCAGTCGCACTACACGGTCGTTCTGTTACTCTTTATGAGAAAGCGTTCCCGCTTTCAGAGCAATGTTCAAAGAAAGCTCATGACCAATTTCTAGCCGACCTTGCAAGCATTCTACCGAGTAACACCACACCGCTCATTGTCAGTGATGCTGGCTTTAAAGTGCCATGGTATAAATCCGTTGAGAAGCTGGGTTGGTACTGGTTAAGTCGAGTAAGAGGAAAAGTACAATATGCAGACCTAGTAGCGGAAAACTGCAAACCTATCAGCAACTTACACGACATATCATCAAGTCACTCAAAGACTTTAGGCTATAAGAGGCTGACTAAAAGCAATCCAATCTCATGCCAAATTCTATTGTATAAATCTCGCCCTAAAGGCCGAAAAAATCAGCGCTCGACACGGACTAATTGTCACCACCCGTCACCTAAAATCTACTCTGCGTCGGCAAAGGAGCCATGGGTTCTAGCAACTAACTTACCTGTTGAAATTCGAACACCCAAACAACTTGTTAATATCTATTCGAAGCGAATGCAGATTGAAGAAACCTTCCGAGACTTGAAAAGTCCTGCCTACGGTCTGGGCCTGCGTCATAGCCGAACGAGCAGCTCAGAGCGTTTTGATATCATGCTGCTAATCGCCCTGATGCTTCAACTAACATGTTGGCTTGCGGGCGTTCATGCTCAGAAACAAGGTTGGGACAAGCACTTCCAAGCTAACACAGTCAGAAATCGAAACGTACTCTCAACAGTGCGCTTAGGCATGGAAGTTTTGCGGCATTCTGACTACACAATAACAAGGGAAGACTTACTCGTGGCTGCAACCCTGCTTGCTCAAAATCTATTCAAACATGGTTATGCTTTGGGGAAATTATGA
- a CDS encoding HupE/UreJ family protein, giving the protein MNLLSLREVSTLPIGMATSLRKGMLYLILALLMVMSTDVFAHAVAQGDKGYIQEITGTSIIAFMYLGAKHMVTGYDHILFLFGVIFFLYKMKHIALYVSLFALGHSSTMLLGVYFNIGINSYIIDAIIGLSVVYKAMDNLGAFQRWFGVQPNTKLATLLFGFCHGFGLSSKIIEYDISPDGLIPNLLAFNMGVEIGQLIALGTILIVMGFWRRHTSFYRQAYSVNVVMMSFGFMLIGYQLTGYVVAQ; this is encoded by the coding sequence ATGAACTTACTTTCTTTACGCGAAGTGAGTACGTTGCCTATCGGTATGGCGACGTCGCTTCGTAAGGGGATGCTTTATCTCATTCTCGCCTTACTCATGGTAATGAGCACTGACGTTTTTGCTCATGCTGTGGCACAGGGTGACAAAGGTTATATCCAAGAAATCACAGGCACCAGTATCATTGCGTTTATGTATCTAGGTGCGAAGCACATGGTGACAGGATACGATCATATCCTGTTTCTATTTGGAGTGATTTTCTTCCTCTACAAAATGAAACACATCGCGTTGTATGTGAGCCTTTTTGCGCTCGGACATTCGTCTACCATGCTGCTTGGTGTGTACTTTAATATTGGCATTAACAGTTACATTATCGATGCCATCATCGGGTTATCTGTGGTCTACAAGGCAATGGATAACTTAGGCGCGTTTCAGCGATGGTTTGGCGTACAGCCCAATACAAAACTCGCAACCTTGTTGTTCGGGTTCTGTCATGGTTTTGGGTTGTCGTCGAAGATCATTGAATATGATATTTCTCCTGACGGATTAATTCCTAATCTACTGGCGTTCAACATGGGTGTAGAAATTGGGCAATTGATTGCCCTAGGCACCATTTTGATTGTGATGGGCTTTTGGAGGCGACATACCAGTTTTTATCGTCAAGCCTACTCAGTCAATGTCGTTATGATGAGCTTTGGTTTCATGCTTATCGGTTATCAACTAACGGGCTACGTTGTTGCTCAGTAA
- a CDS encoding DUF1289 domain-containing protein, which translates to MKKQKSPCIDLCDFSNPKGWCLGCARTRDECQKWKTLKPYALNILKKELQKRMSQMRSERSKY; encoded by the coding sequence ATGAAAAAACAGAAGAGTCCTTGCATCGATCTTTGCGATTTCTCGAATCCTAAAGGTTGGTGCTTGGGTTGTGCCAGAACTCGTGATGAATGTCAGAAATGGAAAACACTGAAACCTTATGCTCTCAACATCCTAAAGAAAGAACTCCAAAAAAGGATGTCACAAATGAGAAGTGAGCGTAGCAAGTATTGA
- a CDS encoding IS3 family transposase (programmed frameshift) — protein sequence MPANPVPIDVKTKGQTWLLPPYNWSHRRIAKELDVSPSVVSKWRNELVESGLLSTELPLENATTDYSAEQRFFIVIETATMSERELAEYCRSKGLFVDDVKTWRALSIKAQSTTSASMSHKENKLLRDERRKVKALEKELARKDKALAETAALLVLPGKVQCPLGNQRGRLIPISERLKIVTLVDEAVRKGATKTKACSTVGLSIRTFQRWTRNSAEITSDMRQHPRQHEPHNKLSEAERQQILDICNTPEYADLPPNIIVPMLADEGIYIASESTFYRVLKANNQLGKRTRNKAGTSPSRPKVQKACKPNQVWSWDISYLPSKIRGKHYYLYLIMDIFSRKVVGAEVYDQELGEYAAELLQRTTWREKCVQGNITLHSDNGAPMRSYTMLAKMYDLGIASSYSRPRVSNDNPYSESLFKTIKYCPSWPMDGFSSIEDARCWVGNFVDWYNNEHKHSGIKYVTPQQRHCGEDNEILRQRMQVYRRAQLTHPGRWSRQTRDWSYIDEVYLNPEKCAA from the exons ATGCCAGCCAATCCAGTTCCAATTGATGTGAAAACGAAAGGCCAAACTTGGCTGTTACCACCATATAATTGGTCTCATCGAAGAATTGCTAAAGAATTAGATGTGAGTCCATCCGTGGTATCTAAGTGGAGAAATGAACTTGTTGAAAGCGGCCTATTGTCTACAGAGCTGCCCTTAGAAAATGCTACTACTGATTATTCAGCGGAGCAGAGATTTTTCATAGTGATTGAAACTGCAACAATGTCTGAACGCGAGTTAGCTGAATACTGTAGGTCTAAAGGGTTATTTGTCGATGACGTTAAAACCTGGCGAGCACTGTCTATCAAGGCGCAGAGTACAACATCGGCTTCAATGTCACACAAAGAAAATAAGCTACTACGTGATGAACGCAGAAAGGTAAAAGCGTTGGAGAAGGAGTTGGCACGTAAAGATAAAGCACTTGCTGAAACGGCTGCGCTACTGGTTTTGC CGGGAAAAGTTCAATGCCCTCTGGGAAATCAACGAGGAAGACTTATTCCTATCTCAGAGCGGCTTAAAATAGTCACACTTGTTGATGAAGCTGTACGTAAAGGGGCAACAAAGACAAAGGCTTGTTCCACCGTTGGGTTATCAATACGAACGTTCCAGCGTTGGACACGGAACTCTGCCGAAATCACAAGTGATATGCGTCAGCATCCTCGGCAGCACGAGCCTCATAATAAGCTATCAGAAGCCGAAAGGCAGCAGATATTAGATATCTGCAATACACCAGAGTATGCCGATTTACCTCCGAATATCATCGTTCCAATGTTGGCTGATGAAGGCATTTACATTGCCTCAGAGTCCACATTTTATCGTGTATTAAAAGCAAACAACCAGCTAGGTAAGCGAACTCGTAACAAAGCTGGCACAAGTCCTTCTCGACCAAAGGTTCAAAAAGCCTGCAAACCAAATCAGGTATGGAGCTGGGATATCAGTTATCTGCCATCGAAAATACGAGGGAAGCACTATTACCTCTATTTGATAATGGATATCTTCAGTAGAAAAGTAGTAGGTGCAGAAGTGTATGATCAGGAGCTAGGCGAATATGCAGCGGAGTTACTCCAAAGAACAACATGGCGGGAAAAGTGTGTGCAAGGCAACATTACTTTGCACTCTGACAACGGTGCTCCTATGAGAAGTTACACCATGCTTGCAAAGATGTATGACCTTGGGATTGCAAGCTCTTACTCTAGGCCAAGAGTAAGCAATGACAACCCATACTCTGAGTCGTTGTTCAAAACAATAAAGTATTGTCCTTCATGGCCAATGGATGGGTTTTCTTCCATTGAAGACGCTCGGTGTTGGGTTGGTAATTTTGTTGATTGGTATAACAATGAGCATAAACACAGTGGCATAAAGTATGTAACACCTCAGCAGAGGCATTGCGGGGAGGATAATGAAATTCTCCGACAGCGTATGCAAGTCTACCGACGTGCTCAATTGACTCATCCAGGCAGATGGAGTCGGCAAACGAGAGACTGGAGTTATATCGATGAGGTGTACTTGAACCCTGAAAAGTGTGCAGCGTAA
- a CDS encoding DUF6538 domain-containing protein — translation MRYLSISKSGIWQFRYQIPSEHRHLFDGLREVKRSLKTSCKDKATLLALELEIQVRRTIISPTTTTAPKQVRPIHNEKKHPPAKQKKLKVLCPEKMLERFLRISEHSDQSFPPCVSIVVA, via the coding sequence ATGCGCTATTTATCTATTTCAAAATCTGGCATTTGGCAGTTTCGCTATCAAATCCCATCTGAGCATCGACACTTATTTGACGGGCTTCGTGAAGTTAAACGCTCGCTAAAAACATCATGCAAAGATAAAGCTACGCTTTTAGCATTAGAACTAGAGATACAGGTTCGTCGCACCATCATATCCCCGACTACAACCACAGCACCAAAGCAAGTCAGACCCATTCATAACGAAAAAAAGCACCCACCAGCAAAACAGAAAAAGCTTAAGGTGTTATGCCCAGAAAAGATGCTAGAGCGCTTTTTGCGTATTTCGGAGCATTCCGATCAGTCATTTCCCCCCTGTGTCAGCATAGTTGTCGCCTAG
- the smpB gene encoding SsrA-binding protein SmpB, which translates to MANKNSKQKAGSNTIALNKKARHEYFIEDEIEAGMELQGWEVKALRQGKANIAESYVFMRDGEAFVSGMTITPLNQASTHVVANPTRVRKLLMSRRELDNLLGRINREGMTLAALSLYWSHSWVKIKIGVAKGKKLHDKREDIKDRDWQRQKARVMKSSLR; encoded by the coding sequence ATGGCAAATAAAAACTCAAAACAAAAAGCCGGTAGCAACACTATCGCGCTGAACAAAAAAGCTCGTCACGAGTATTTCATCGAAGATGAAATTGAAGCTGGCATGGAGCTACAAGGGTGGGAAGTGAAAGCGCTTCGCCAAGGTAAAGCCAATATCGCTGAAAGTTACGTTTTTATGCGTGACGGCGAAGCCTTCGTTAGTGGCATGACTATCACTCCTTTGAATCAGGCATCGACACACGTAGTAGCTAACCCTACCCGTGTGCGCAAACTGCTGATGAGCCGTCGTGAACTTGATAATTTGCTTGGGCGTATCAACCGCGAAGGCATGACGTTAGCAGCTCTTTCACTCTACTGGTCTCATTCTTGGGTGAAAATCAAAATTGGTGTGGCAAAAGGTAAGAAGCTGCACGACAAGCGCGAAGATATTAAAGATCGCGATTGGCAACGCCAAAAAGCTCGAGTAATGAAGAGCTCACTGCGTTAA
- a CDS encoding SRPBCC family protein, with product MKQVTRSALVSFSAEQMYALVNDVAKYPEFLPGCSGTRVIESLESSMIASVDVAKAGISKTFTTANTLTPGESILMTLVDGPFKTLRGGWFFTALDEQACKVELKLEFEFSSKMIELAFGKIFNELTGNMVNAFTQRAKQVYL from the coding sequence ATGAAGCAAGTCACCCGTTCTGCATTGGTCTCTTTTAGTGCAGAACAGATGTATGCCCTGGTTAATGATGTGGCGAAATACCCTGAATTCTTACCAGGTTGCTCAGGTACACGAGTGATTGAATCGCTTGAATCGAGCATGATTGCTTCCGTGGATGTGGCAAAGGCGGGAATCAGCAAAACATTTACTACCGCTAATACATTAACTCCCGGGGAATCGATTCTGATGACCTTAGTCGATGGCCCTTTTAAGACGTTACGCGGCGGTTGGTTTTTTACCGCCCTTGATGAGCAAGCCTGTAAGGTAGAGCTCAAACTGGAGTTTGAGTTTTCTAGCAAAATGATCGAACTGGCGTTTGGTAAAATCTTTAATGAACTCACCGGCAATATGGTGAATGCGTTTACGCAACGAGCGAAGCAGGTGTATCTATGA
- a CDS encoding RnfH family protein, with protein MSIEDEMIHVEVVYALPQEQRVLKLVVKQQATVEEIIRQSGVLELYPEIELSKNKVGVFSRMVKLNATVRDKDRIEIYRPLLADPKEIRRKRAEQQNR; from the coding sequence ATGAGCATTGAAGATGAAATGATCCACGTTGAGGTGGTCTATGCGTTACCACAAGAGCAGCGAGTTCTTAAGTTGGTGGTAAAACAGCAGGCGACGGTGGAAGAGATCATCCGCCAGTCTGGGGTGTTGGAACTGTATCCTGAGATCGAATTGAGCAAAAACAAGGTGGGAGTATTTAGCCGAATGGTGAAACTCAATGCCACTGTGCGCGATAAAGATCGGATAGAGATCTACCGTCCGCTGTTGGCAGATCCGAAAGAGATTCGCAGGAAACGTGCAGAGCAACAGAATCGCTAG
- the bamE gene encoding outer membrane protein assembly factor BamE, with protein sequence MQLKKWLVALPLAMTMLTGCSVLEKLVYRIDINQGNYVEQQAVDKLKFGMTKTQVRFVMGSPMLVENGYPNTWYYIYHHTEGHQASVQKNLIVNFNNEGTLVDIAGDFPASDSFFEEIR encoded by the coding sequence ATGCAATTAAAGAAGTGGTTGGTTGCCCTACCGTTGGCAATGACGATGCTGACAGGGTGTTCAGTTTTGGAAAAACTGGTTTATCGAATCGATATTAACCAAGGCAATTATGTTGAGCAACAAGCAGTAGACAAACTCAAGTTTGGTATGACCAAAACTCAAGTACGCTTTGTCATGGGTTCGCCCATGTTGGTTGAAAACGGTTACCCAAATACTTGGTACTACATCTATCACCACACCGAAGGGCACCAAGCATCAGTACAAAAGAATCTGATTGTGAACTTTAACAACGAAGGGACATTGGTCGATATCGCGGGTGATTTTCCCGCCAGTGACAGTTTTTTCGAAGAAATTCGTTAA